ACGGGTCCGCGTGGTCTGCGCTGGGCACCGGCACGAATGGCGTTGTCTACGTCATGGCGCTTGACGGCGCCGGCAATCTTTATGTGGGGGGGAACTTTACGACGGCCGGCGGGATGACGACTAATTATATTGCCAAGTGGGACGGATCATCCTGGTCTTCACTGGGTTCGGGCGTAAATAACAAAGTTTGGGGGCTCGCCTTCGATAACGAAGGTAACCTCTATGCCGGCGGTTGGTTCTCTTCGGCCGGTGGCGTTTCCGCCAGCCGGATTGCCAAGTGGGACGGGTCGTCCTGGTCCCCGCTCGGTTCAGGAGTAACCGGGGGAAATGAGATCAGAGCTCTTTCTTTCGACGGGGCGAACAACCTCTACGTGGGCGGCGACTTCACTGCCGCCGGAGGCAAGCCGGCTCATAACCTTGCCCGTTGGTATATCCCATCCAAGACTCCGACCCCCAGCGTTACCCCGACTCCCGATGATTATAAAACCCCAATCCCCACACCCTCTTGTCCCCCTACGACCACCCCCTCGGCGCCGCCTACCGCGACTCCTCCTCCAACTTTGCCTCCTTCCCCTTCCGTAACTCCGACAGCTTCCGCTTCCCCGACACAAGCACCTTCTCCATCGGTGACGCCGACACCGACACCGCTTCCCCCGGAACTGATTCTCACGGGCAGTCCGCTTTCGGGTCCTCCGCCTCTGACAGTCGACTTCGAAGCCACGGTTATTCACGGCAGTGAGATTCAATATTATCGCTGGGATTACAACGGAGACGGGGTTTGGGATTTTGTTTCTCCCTACTCGGCCAAAAGTTCACATACATACAGCGCGGTCGGAACGTACCAGGCCAGGTGCGAGGTTGAAGACTCGCTGGCTAGGACAGCGCTCAATTCGGTTTACGGCATTCAAGTGACGTTGGGTGTTGAGCCGTTGGAGGTAGATGCCTTAGCGGTTCCGACCGTAGGTTCAGCGCCGTTGGAGGTTTCACTGTCCGGAATAGTAACGCCGGCGGAACAAGTAGTTTTCTACCTCTGGGATTTCGAGGACGACGGGATTATCGATTATCTTTCATTAACCAGTCCTAGCGTCATCCATACCTACGGAACCGCCGGCCAATATACGGCGCGCCTTAGTGCGATAGATGCCCAAAGCGTGATCGAAAGCGACACGGTAGTGATCAATGTCTCCGAAGGCGGGACTCCTCCTCAAGCAAATGCCCAAGTCGATCAGGCAACGGGACCGGTTCCGTTTACCGTGACCTTTATCGGAAGCGCAACGCCCCCGGAGGATATTGTTCTTTATGAATGGGATTTCGACGGGGACGGCGCCTATGACTGGAGTTCACAGAGCGATGGGAATACTACCTACACCTTCGGAATGGTGGGGAGTTACGAAGCCGGTCTCAGAGTGACCACTGACGTCGGTTTGACGGATACGGACAGTGTCACTATCACCGTCAATCCGGTGTCCGACCTTAAGGTTTGGATCTCCAACCCGAAGGACGGTGAAACTATTTCCGGAAACGCCGTCACCGTGCGGATCAACACGGCTCCCGGCAACCAGACACAATGGGTCCAACCCCAGTATCGCCAAGTGGGGGAGACCAGTTGGATTGCCATGAGTTCGCCGATATATCCGCCACCGTATAGCTTCTACCGTTCTTGGGACACGACCGCCGTTACTCCCGGAGATTATGAGCTTCGCGGTCGTGCCGCCGATACCCTGGGACTGATCGTATATTCCGATTTAATCCAGGTCACCGTGGCATCGGTAGACTCGGAGATTGACGAGAATATCGACGAGCAGGGGAATCGGCTGAAACGACAGTTTCTGGCACCCCATCAAGCCACGTTGGTTGAAATATCCGGTGGATTATCGGCAAAAGTTCCCTATGGGGCCTTGCCCGAATCCAATGCGATGGTATTCGAGCAATATCCTGAAAACCCGCATAGAGGCAGAAAAGCGGCCCTCGCTTCGAACTTGTTTGAATTCGTCAATGTCGAGATCGAAGTCGAACAGTCGCTGGTAAAGCCGATGCTGCTGGTTATCCCTTATCCCGATAACAACGATGATGGATTCGTCGATGGGCTGGGAATTGCCGAGGGCAATCTCAAGATATTCAGGTATAACGAAGGCAGCGCTTCTTGGCAGACAGTGCCTTCCGTAACGGTTTACCACGAGGAGAACTACGTCCAGGCTCCGATAATGGCATTTGGGGATTATGCTTTGGGTGAGTCTGATCTTGGAACGCCCACTCCGGAGCTTTCTACTCCTACCCCAACTCCCATCGGAGTTTCCACATGTAGTCCTTCTCCAAGCACATCTCCTTCCCCGACCCCATATAGTGCCGCCAGCTATACAGCCACACCAACGCCCTCGCCGTTAGCTACAAGAACGCCCACCCCGGTCCTCCCGACGCCGGTTGCCTCCGGTCCGGCGATCGTGGGCGACTATAACGGCGACGGGACCTCCGACATCGCCCTCTTCCGGCCCTCGGCCGGGC
The window above is part of the bacterium genome. Proteins encoded here:
- a CDS encoding PKD domain-containing protein, producing MDPNPNAIVFMVTCDGPENVYVGGWFTRVGTTTANDVAKWNGSAWSTFGSGMNNSVEAFAPDGAGNVYASGSFTTAGGSSANYVAKWDGAAWSALGSGMNWSVRGLAYDGAGTLYAGGWFTTAGGTAANYVAKWNGSAWSSLGDGVNNYIEDIVWDGSGNVYVGGFFTEAGGESASHVAKWDGSSWSALGAGVNDLVCVMALDGEGNLYVGGDFTTAGGSSANHIAKWNGSEWMALGSGVDDRVWGIAFDNEGNLYAGGWFSSADGVSASRIAKWDGSSWSPLGSGLSGFEVRCLYFDGVNSLYAGGDFTTAGGKPAPNFARWYIPTPAPSCTPIPSRTPTPEDYKTPTPPPTRTPPLPPTGTPTASAVPTKSPIPTPSPGDDNWSSVDPNPNSIVFMVTCDGPENVYVGGWFTQVGTTTANDVAKWNGSAWSTFGSGMNDSVEAFAPDGAGNVYASGSFTTAGGSSANYVAKWDGAAWSALGSGMNWSVRGLAYDGAGTLYAGGWFTTAGGTAANYVAKWNGSAWSSLGDGVNNYIEDIVWDGSGNVYVGGFFTEAGGESANYVAKWDGSAWSALGTGTNGVVYVMALDGAGNLYVGGNFTTAGGMTTNYIAKWDGSSWSSLGSGVNNKVWGLAFDNEGNLYAGGWFSSAGGVSASRIAKWDGSSWSPLGSGVTGGNEIRALSFDGANNLYVGGDFTAAGGKPAHNLARWYIPSKTPTPSVTPTPDDYKTPIPTPSCPPTTTPSAPPTATPPPTLPPSPSVTPTASASPTQAPSPSVTPTPTPLPPELILTGSPLSGPPPLTVDFEATVIHGSEIQYYRWDYNGDGVWDFVSPYSAKSSHTYSAVGTYQARCEVEDSLARTALNSVYGIQVTLGVEPLEVDALAVPTVGSAPLEVSLSGIVTPAEQVVFYLWDFEDDGIIDYLSLTSPSVIHTYGTAGQYTARLSAIDAQSVIESDTVVINVSEGGTPPQANAQVDQATGPVPFTVTFIGSATPPEDIVLYEWDFDGDGAYDWSSQSDGNTTYTFGMVGSYEAGLRVTTDVGLTDTDSVTITVNPVSDLKVWISNPKDGETISGNAVTVRINTAPGNQTQWVQPQYRQVGETSWIAMSSPIYPPPYSFYRSWDTTAVTPGDYELRGRAADTLGLIVYSDLIQVTVASVDSEIDENIDEQGNRLKRQFLAPHQATLVEISGGLSAKVPYGALPESNAMVFEQYPENPHRGRKAALASNLFEFVNVEIEVEQSLVKPMLLVIPYPDNNDDGFVDGLGIAEGNLKIFRYNEGSASWQTVPSVTVYHEENYVQAPIMAFGDYALGESDLGTPTPELSTPTPTPIGVSTCSPSPSTSPSPTPYSAASYTATPTPSPLATRTPTPVLPTPVASGPAIVGDYNGDGTSDIALFRPSAGLWLVRGLTRAYFGASTDFPVPRDYSGNGTWDIAVYRAAQSKWMARGVTTAWFGAAVDVPVPGDYDGDGTADLAVFRPSIGKWAVRGVTQAYYGVSSDHLVPGNYAGDPRTQIAVWRSSTGRWLVKGLTTLYYGGPTDGPVPGPYSGGLTWDYAVYRYDQGKWLVRGRTAVYYGNSTDTVQPADYDGDGTWDFAVFRS